A stretch of the Candidatus Krumholzibacteriia bacterium genome encodes the following:
- a CDS encoding undecaprenyl-phosphate glucose phosphotransferase, which yields MQRTRTEVQPTSGASTTAGAPRFGEAPPPELAGAVPSRLRIRNTTLVLPSILLAGDLLMLESAFLSVYWARFLSGWFAVPKGVPDLAIYLLGSLGMLLVFLVIFHAHGMYDLRRRPTFADDITGLARSVITATLFLVAIAFFYRGYSFSRSFALGFMATSYVALVAGRLFARYLHLLARAHGVGLERVAVLGRNAAQERLLRALRQRPGLGMEVAGEILLADDEPGRLPALGRLAQVEQVVERHHLDGILVTLPLREVERFLPLLEALADSQVRVTFVPDLQDLRATNLRLQSVAGLPFLELRQVTLTGIHRVFKRAFDLVVAGLFCVLGAPLMLGIALVVRLTSPGPVLFRQQRVGRDGTVFQMLKFRTMRQDAESHTGPVFARAGDPRTTPAGRWLRRLSLDELPQLYNVLRGEMSLVGPRPERPVFVEEFRSAIPRYFERHKVRCGITGWAQVNGLRGDTPLEERTLYDIYYLENWSLALDVKILALTLRSVLSRRNAY from the coding sequence ATGCAGCGCACGCGGACAGAAGTGCAACCCACATCGGGCGCCTCCACGACGGCGGGAGCGCCGCGTTTCGGCGAGGCGCCGCCCCCGGAACTCGCGGGAGCGGTGCCCAGCAGGCTGCGGATCCGCAACACCACCCTCGTCCTTCCGAGCATCCTCCTCGCCGGGGATCTGCTCATGCTGGAGAGTGCTTTCCTCTCCGTCTATTGGGCGCGGTTCCTCTCCGGCTGGTTCGCCGTCCCCAAGGGCGTCCCGGATCTCGCCATCTATCTTCTCGGTTCTCTCGGGATGCTGCTCGTTTTCCTCGTCATCTTCCATGCCCACGGCATGTACGACCTGCGCCGCCGCCCGACCTTCGCCGACGACATCACCGGGCTCGCCCGCAGCGTCATCACGGCGACTCTTTTTCTCGTGGCCATCGCCTTCTTCTACCGCGGCTATTCCTTCTCGCGTTCCTTCGCCCTCGGTTTCATGGCGACGAGCTACGTCGCCCTGGTGGCCGGGCGTCTCTTCGCGCGCTACTTGCACCTCCTGGCCCGCGCCCACGGCGTCGGCCTGGAGCGTGTCGCCGTTCTAGGGCGCAACGCCGCGCAAGAACGCCTACTGCGGGCCCTGCGGCAGCGACCCGGTTTGGGGATGGAAGTGGCCGGCGAGATCCTCCTCGCCGACGACGAACCGGGGCGCTTGCCCGCTCTCGGGCGTCTGGCGCAGGTGGAGCAAGTGGTGGAGCGACACCACCTGGACGGCATCCTGGTGACGCTGCCACTCCGGGAAGTCGAGCGCTTCCTGCCGCTCCTCGAAGCGCTCGCCGATTCGCAGGTGCGCGTGACCTTCGTCCCGGACCTGCAGGATCTGCGCGCCACCAACCTGCGGCTGCAATCGGTCGCGGGGCTTCCTTTCCTCGAGCTGCGGCAGGTGACACTCACCGGCATCCATCGCGTCTTCAAACGCGCCTTCGATCTCGTGGTGGCGGGACTGTTCTGCGTGCTCGGGGCGCCCCTCATGCTGGGCATCGCCCTCGTCGTGCGCCTCACCTCGCCGGGGCCCGTGCTCTTCCGGCAGCAGCGCGTCGGCCGGGATGGGACGGTCTTCCAGATGCTGAAGTTCCGCACCATGCGGCAGGACGCGGAAAGCCACACGGGCCCTGTCTTCGCCCGTGCCGGCGACCCGCGCACCACGCCGGCGGGACGGTGGCTGCGCCGGCTCAGCCTGGACGAGCTGCCGCAGCTCTACAACGTGCTCCGCGGCGAGATGAGCCTGGTGGGGCCGCGGCCGGAACGTCCTGTCTTCGTGGAGGAGTTTCGCAGCGCCATTCCGCGCTACTTCGAACGCCACAAGGTGCGGTGCGGCATCACCGGCTGGGCGCAGGTGAACGGCTTGCGGGGCGACACGCCCCTGGAAGAGCGCACGCTCTACGACATCTATTACCTGGAGAACTGGTCCTTGGCGCTGGATGTGAAGATCCTGGCGCTGACGTTGCGCTCGGTGCTCTCCCGGCGCAACGCTTACTGA